GGTTCGGATTTTAATGAATGGGATCGAAGACATTCGACGGAAAAGCAGCTCCAACAGGACCAAAACATCGAAAATCGTTGCGAAAAGTGCGCCGTATTGCGAGAAAATCCCTCCGACGACGATTTTGTGATGTCAAACAACAACGAATCCGAAACGGGAGCTCTCTGTTGCAAATGCAGCACGCAACAACAACTAATTAACAAAGTTCCTCGCCGAAATCTCTCGCTGAAGAGGCAAATATCGAAGGAAGTTGAGACAAGGGCGCTTATTTCGCGAGTTGCCGAGTACTATGAGAGCTACGTCGACGAAATGGGCttgaaaaagtactttttgaaCGATGCCATCGTCACGAGCGTTTATCCGATCAAAATGTGTCGCGAAAATTTCGATGGAAAATACAAAGATGCCAAATGGATCGTGTCTGGGTAAGCAAATTCACcccatttgatgaaaattttttttacgaaaagtcACAaagacattgaaaaaatttgttttcatgaACCGCGATCgttcatttcattcataaaacgtCGTTTAGTATCGCGCGCGCgagagaaacacaaaaaagccgGTCTCTCCATTCGAAAATCTTGACGTTTCATGCATGTGTGTTGGTAAAATCGCGCAGTTGCGCATTTCGAAACAGATGTATGGAACAATCACCGGTTCGCCATACAATTCAGTCGTTCGCCGTTCCTGCTCTAGTCAACGTCGCCAAACCAATATACGAGCACGAAAAGTGTTACCTAatcgtttttattaattttcattttgttttaaattaaaattttattgtgctACTGTGAGAATTTGCCGCAAAAATGGGCGATCCAATGAAAGTCgaagtcaaaaatatcgaCCAGTTGTTCCAGCTGGATCCGTATTTAAAGCCACACGAAGTTGAATTGAGACGGAGGTAAGTGCAAAATTTCTAAAcactcattttttgtttgtttttttcgagaaTAGACGCCAAGTTCAATGCAAAACACGGCATTTGTCTTCCTGCATGCGCCAAAATTATTCCACGTCGGacaaaaaattccacaaaaaaattcttctataaATTGACAAAGTCATATCAaggttatttttatgtgtgttaTGTGACGATGATCGAAAAAAGTGTGCTTTTCACCGAGATTTCTGCATCTCGCACGACACGTAATTATGTAAATTCGCTATAATTGAGAACGGAGACCAGTTTTAGAATGACGGAGGTTCAAGGTCAAGTGCCGATGACGCTTTTCCGACGATAATAAAGCCGTGTGCAGTAAACATCTGAGGCAATTCTTATCAACAGAtgctttgtttttattatctcTCCGTCGCTGGCTCACGTGTTGTTGTGACATTCAGGGCTCTACGGCGCCCCTTTGCTATAAATAAAACTTCCTGTGATGCGTTTCGCGaacaaaattcacatttttgtgaTAAGATGTTTGTCTCTTAGTGACCTACTTACGAGATGACCCCGTGAATGACATAACTTTATATTGCCTTATTATCGCTGGAAtgaggaagaaatttttaattgaatttttattgtagaCACGGCTGTTTGCAGGAATGGATCAAGAAGTTCAATGAAGATGAAGGAGGCTTGAATAACTTTTCGCAAGGATATAAATATTATGGGTTACATGTGCAAGCCGATAATAGTGTGATTTGTCGTGAATGGGCTCCCGGAGCGCAGGAATTGTATCTTACAGGAGATTTTAGTAAGAAATTTGTTGAagcgaattaattttttttaattttttgtccctaTCTGGAatatttgcgaaaatttttgatatcttTTGGTTgataattcatgaaaaaatatttttttaaattaaaattagacaaaaaatgatatgaaatcacgtgaaaaattatttatttttagaaatttcaatgtagggaattttaattttgatttttaattaaaaaagtgttaaagaaagttaatttttttaaacaaaatttgaaaaaattcctcatgaaaaaaaaaaatcaaatttattggtcctaaaaaagtctcttttttaatgataatttatgaaaaatacaaacttacacaaaaaataaaaatattccttattgaacaaaaaataaataataattaaataaataaaataattatttaataattgaattaaatatttaaataatttaattaaataattaaatttgttcgctctataaaaaaataaaaaaattattcatgattgatgaaaaattatttttttttaaatttaaaatcatacaaaaaatgataaaaaatcacaagatttttttttcattaaatttatttaaaaaatgattaaaaatcacgtgaaaaaatgtttatttttagaaatttctattttgggaaattttattgttgattaaaaaaaattattaaaattaatttaatagctcaaagttaataaaatttttttttttacacaaaaaattataaattttccttatggaacaaaaaattaaatttattcgctctataaaaaaataaaaaatttattcatgattgatgaaaaattaaatttttttaatttaaaattataattcataaaattcatttaaaaaatgatgaaaaatcacgtgaaaaattatttatttttagaaattttaatagtttttatttttttgggaagtctaattttatcttcaaaaaaagtaaattatttttaaatttaatttgattaaacttttattttgggataaaaaatttaaattatttcgccttataaaaaataaaattcttaccaatttttattttttttagataattggCACTGGATCGATCATCCCTTCACGAAACTACCCTTCGGAAAGTGGGAATTAAAGATTCCTCCATGCGCCGACGGTTCTTGCGCCATCAAACATTTGTCTGAAGTGAAGGTTATTGTCCGTAAGCAAAACGGGGAACTCGTCGATCGCTTGTCTCCATGGGCCAAATACGTGAAACAACCGCCAAAAGAGGCAAATCAAGGTGTTTCGTACAAGCAGTACGTTTGGCATCCGCCTCCAACGGAAAAGTATTACATCCGTAACCCGCGCCCCAAAAAGCCAAAGAGCTTGCGGATCTACGAGTGTCACGTAGGCATCGCCACGGAGGAATTAGGTGTCGGTTCATATCGCAATTTCGCGGATAACATTGTTCCGCGCATCGCTAAGCAAGGGTATAATGCCATCCAGGTCATGGCAATTATGGAACATGCCTATTACGCGAGTTTCGGATATCAAGTAACGAGCTTCTTTGCGGCGTCGAGTCGTTTTGGGACGCCCGATGAGTTGAAATACATGGTTGATGCCGCACATCAACACGGATTGTTCGTTTTATTGGATGTCGTGCATTCGCATGCCAGTAAAAATGTGCAAGATGGCTTAAATATGTTCGATGGAACTGATTCTTGTTTCTTCCATGGAGGCCCACGCGGCGAACATTCCTTGTGGGACAGTCGTCTCTTCAATTATTCGTCGTACGAGGTGCTGCGATTCCTTCTTTCGAACCTGCGATGGTGGCATGATGAATATTTCTTCGATGGATATCGTTTTGATGGCGTTACTTCGATGTTGTATCACTCCCGGGGCATCGGAGAAGGCTTTAGCGGCGATTATAACGAATATTTCGGCTTAAATGTCGATACGGAagccttaatttatttagcacttgcgaacaaaattttgcatgaCATTGATCCGAATATCATTACGATCGCTGAAGATGTTTCTGGCATGCCAGCAATGTGTCGTCCCGTCGATGAAGGCGGTATCGGCTTCGATTATCGCTTAGGCATGGCAATTCCTGACAAAtggattgaatttttgaaggaattgcGTGATGAAGACTGGAATATGGGAAATTTGGTACACACTTTAACGAATCGTCGATGGAAGGAAAAGACTGTGGCGTATGCCGAAAGTCACGATCAAGCGTTGGTTGGCGATAAAACGCTCGCTTTTTGGCTCATGGACAAGGAAATGTACACGCACATGTCGACGTTGTCGGAGCCGTCGTTGGTTATCGATCGCGGAATTGCGTTGCACAAAATGATTCGACTCATCACGCACGCTTTGGGAGGCGAAGCTTACCTGAATTTCATGGGAAATGAATTTGGGCATCCAGAATGGTTGGATTTCCCGCGAATCGGTAACAACGAATCATATCATTATGCACGGCGTCAATGGCATTTGGTTGATGACCCCTTGCTCAAGTACAAGTACTTGAATGAATTCGATAAAGCCATGAACCATACGGAGGCAGCTTATGGTTGGTTGGATTCCAATCCCGGTTATGTGAGCAGGAAACACGAAGGAGATAAAATTATCGCATTTGAACGAGCTGGACTCTTGTTTGTCTTCAATTTTCACATGAATAAGAGTTTCACTGATTACagaattggtaaaaaaatttaattttcttaaaatttttttttataatttttttaaataggcaaggtcattttttaaataatatttttatcttttataatattattttttttaattttttttaaatttctttgaaaaaattgtgaatattggtcaatttttgctttttataataacaaaaaaaaaaaaaaaaatacacattatcttaaaatgtgaaaataattagttaaaatttttcatttttttatttgaaacgaaaaataaatttaaaaaaaaaataaaaaaaaataattcaattaaaatttaaaaaaattaatttaaaattttaaaaaataaattaaaagtgttcaaaaattattaaaataatttattttgtgaggaatttgcttaaaaattaattaaacatttataattCAAACAATAGTAAagatatggaaaaatatttaattataaattttttcaaaattatcattattcatgaatgtgattttttttcagaaaaatgccttgccttattataatttttttttatattagaaaataatttaaaatatttaaaaaattagtaaaaattttagaaataatttttttttacaaatttaactttgaaaattaagtttttttttaaatcacgaaaaatttcttaaaattaaaattatttaaattaatttttgtaaaataaaaaattaatttaaaaattaattatttttaggcgTTGAAGTTCCCGGCAACTACAGAATTGTCCTCAGCACTGATTCCGAAGCCTTTGGCGGGCACAATCTCGTTGACACAACATGCGTGCACAAAACCACTCCCGAAGGATTTGATGGACGTCGAAACTACATTCAATGTTATTTGCCAAGCCGAACTGCCTTCGTGTTCGCAAAGGATCcataaacgaattttttatgtgaattgcCTTTAATGAACAATACATcactaaaaaaataccaaaatcaatgtacaataataatatttgataatcAAGAAGTGCATACCTCAGTTTACTCGtttataccaaaaaattacgtttcgaaaattttattgctgttataattgttgagaaaaaatgttttatttattagaataaGTTGTTTACgtagaaaattgtgaaaaaatatattttgtagaAATTGGTCGAGCGTTTTCTTTTTTGACTTCAAGTGacttttcgtaatttttttattttttttttaatttttcataaaattaattttttttctcttcagctTTAATCGTTTAACGAACAAATCCTTCAGTTACGTGTGTCAACATCTCGTTCTCGCAAATGGAGCATCAGATCTCGCAAATCGTCTCGGAGTACGTGGCGAAGGCTTGTCAATTCCGTGGCTCAAGTACGAATTACCTCATTTGGAGTATGCCTTGCAAAAATTGCGTCCCATCGAGAGGCTCAAGTTGAAACCCGTGATGATTGTAGGAGCTGGTTTATCCGCAGCGGATGCTGTTTCCATGTGTCGCTCCTCTGGCATCCCCGTAATTCACGTTTTTCGGAGTCGTACTGTGGGTCTCGATAAGCAATTGCCGGAAAATGTTTATCCAGAATATCATGAAGtgagtttttcattaaaatttcacaaaaaaaaaaaaaattataataatttttaatatttaaaaaaaataaataaatttaattaaataattaaaataattaattaaattattttaaataattattttatgttattttaaatttttaaaataatttttaatatttagaaaattaattcaaaaaaatatttttaatttttaaataaattaattttttaaattttattttaaaatttttattttaaattaaaagaataatttttaatatttttttttatttttttaggtccataaaatgatgaaagatCCATCGAAGAAATATGATCTCTACACCCCGCTATCGGAGCACACAATTGCTGATCTGTATCCCATTCCAACGTCCTCTGGCAGTCACAAAGTTACGGTTCAGCATTTAAAGACACACGAAACGCACGAAATTGAAGTCTCCTTTTGTGCGATTCTCATCGGTTCGCGTCCCGATTTGCGATTTTTGGGCGGAATTGAGTGCGATACCACACAATGTGAcgaaattatttcactttcgCCCCAAAACACAGACTCCCCATTGATCCCGCAAGACCTTGATATCGCAACGCTCGTTTCGAAGAAACTCCTGTGGCTCAAAAGTTTGTGCGCAAAATGCCGACACATCAGCAAATGTGATAAAACGTCGAACAAAAAGGCCGTTGGCATGAAAATCTGTGATCACGACGAACGAATTCAGTGTGCGAAGCTGGAAAAGAAGACTTTAGTGCGAAATTCCGAAGACGATGGCGGCAAAAAGAAACATTATCGCACCTTTGGACTCGGCGAAGACCCCACAAAACCCGTCGATTGCAAAAATAATCCCATCGCAGTCAACAAGTATACATATCAAGTTTCAAAATACGGAAACAGTAATTTATACGCACTCGGACCCCTTGCTGGCGACAATTTTGTCAGATTTATTCCGGGCGGAGCGCTTGCCATTACAGCGGCACTTCACAAGCAGAAAAaccaaaaacgataaaaaaaatattaatttttcgaatccTTTAACAGTGAGAAACATTAACCCGTGATATTGACATGACTTAAAAGCTCAACGAAGATTTTGGTCAGCCTtgcaaaacaaagaaaattaacgTTGTGTTAGgaaataaggaaatttttgtagacTTTTAGAGAAATTACGAGAGCAaagaattcaaattcaaaaaaaaaagtagcaaattcaaacaaaacttATCCTATATACTCCCAcagtattttacaaaaataattaactcgATAATTTTACAGGTattagcaataaaaaaaaatcgcctattttaatttaattaaaacaaaacaaaaaaatgaaacccaAACCACTACCGTTCAAAAATTGCCATTGATGCAATTTTCGATCATTCCATTTTTATCCCTCGTGTtgcgttaaattttatttaaagaaaaaaaaattaaaagtaagttAGTTCAAAGATTTCTTGACTGACGATAcgctttttttgtataaagttataataattaattaattaatttataatattagtttttaatgcaaagttgtttttttgagataaatatttacaataaaaaatatttaactttgaaatttgtcatACTTCTTAGAAGTTGGATTAGAAAAAtcttatgaaaatattaaaataataattaataaaaaatcaagaaaaaaaaagatttaagaaGTTAATAAAGAAACAAATGGAGGAcagttgaatttaaatttaatttgttttattttaaggaattttttaacatcaaggtaagtttttaaaactcatgaataattcaatttaaaaatatttatattttcttatatttttctgcatatctgatcgatttttgatcaaataaaaaaagtacgattttatcatatgaggagcaaaaatcgtacttttttctcaagtcccttttcaaccaacttttgatgggtttcaaagctaaaagttaataaatatgcattttaaagttgatttccattgatatctgatcgatttttgatgaaataaaaaaaagtacgattttatcatatgaggagcaaaaatcgtacttttttttcaagtcacttttcaaccaatttttgatgggtttcaaagctaaaagttaataaatatgcattctaaagttgatttccattgatatctgatcgatttttgatcaaataaaaaaaagtacgattttatcatatgaggagcaaaaatcgtacttttttctcaagtcacttttcaaccaatttttgatgggtttcaaagctaaaagttaataaatatgcattctaaagttgatttccattgatatctgatcgatttttgatcaaataaaaaaaagtacgattttatcatatgaggagcaaaaatcgtactttttttctcaagtcacttttcaaccaatttttgatgggtttcaaagctaaaagttaataaatatgcattctaaagttgatttccattgatatctgatcgatttttgatcaaataaaaaaaagtacgattttatcatatgaggagcaaaaatcgtacttttttctcaagtcacttttcaaccaatttttgatgggtttcaaagctaaaagttaataaatatgcattctaaagttgatttccattgatatctgatcgatttttgatgaaataaaaaaaagtacgattttatcatatgag
The sequence above is drawn from the Culicoides brevitarsis isolate CSIRO-B50_1 chromosome 1, AGI_CSIRO_Cbre_v1, whole genome shotgun sequence genome and encodes:
- the LOC134827604 gene encoding oxidative stress-induced growth inhibitor 1-like translates to MKDILNNKTLPRGTIYKDVVIIGNGPSGISLSYYFSGHWPYWIPEKTDKHPDELLRARLRHADGTKSLVEQDLFELADGIEGRSTNPVSLLLDSLQNPNADLGMQMPSMLEYKYHPEKEIDHIVIGRGPAGGSWHRMDPNLRTLSLAAWMSLPGSDFNEWDRRHSTEKQLQQDQNIENRCEKCAVLRENPSDDDFVMSNNNESETGALCCKCSTQQQLINKVPRRNLSLKRQISKEVETRALISRVAEYYESYVDEMGLKKYFLNDAIVTSVYPIKMCRENFDGKYKDAKWIVSGFNRLTNKSFSYVCQHLVLANGASDLANRLGVRGEGLSIPWLKYELPHLEYALQKLRPIERLKLKPVMIVGAGLSAADAVSMCRSSGIPVIHVFRSRTVGLDKQLPENVYPEYHEVHKMMKDPSKKYDLYTPLSEHTIADLYPIPTSSGSHKVTVQHLKTHETHEIEVSFCAILIGSRPDLRFLGGIECDTTQCDEIISLSPQNTDSPLIPQDLDIATLVSKKLLWLKSLCAKCRHISKCDKTSNKKAVGMKICDHDERIQCAKLEKKTLVRNSEDDGGKKKHYRTFGLGEDPTKPVDCKNNPIAVNKYTYQVSKYGNSNLYALGPLAGDNFVRFIPGGALAITAALHKQKNQKR
- the LOC134827603 gene encoding 1,4-alpha-glucan-branching enzyme → MGDPMKVEVKNIDQLFQLDPYLKPHEVELRRRHGCLQEWIKKFNEDEGGLNNFSQGYKYYGLHVQADNSVICREWAPGAQELYLTGDFNNWHWIDHPFTKLPFGKWELKIPPCADGSCAIKHLSEVKVIVRKQNGELVDRLSPWAKYVKQPPKEANQGVSYKQYVWHPPPTEKYYIRNPRPKKPKSLRIYECHVGIATEELGVGSYRNFADNIVPRIAKQGYNAIQVMAIMEHAYYASFGYQVTSFFAASSRFGTPDELKYMVDAAHQHGLFVLLDVVHSHASKNVQDGLNMFDGTDSCFFHGGPRGEHSLWDSRLFNYSSYEVLRFLLSNLRWWHDEYFFDGYRFDGVTSMLYHSRGIGEGFSGDYNEYFGLNVDTEALIYLALANKILHDIDPNIITIAEDVSGMPAMCRPVDEGGIGFDYRLGMAIPDKWIEFLKELRDEDWNMGNLVHTLTNRRWKEKTVAYAESHDQALVGDKTLAFWLMDKEMYTHMSTLSEPSLVIDRGIALHKMIRLITHALGGEAYLNFMGNEFGHPEWLDFPRIGNNESYHYARRQWHLVDDPLLKYKYLNEFDKAMNHTEAAYGWLDSNPGYVSRKHEGDKIIAFERAGLLFVFNFHMNKSFTDYRIGVEVPGNYRIVLSTDSEAFGGHNLVDTTCVHKTTPEGFDGRRNYIQCYLPSRTAFVFAKDP